The Malus domestica chromosome 10, GDT2T_hap1 nucleotide sequence GCATAAGCAAGAGAAATGCTACAGGGACTCTCCATCTCTcacctcacagtttaacgtcaatttctgtgccaatgttttataatgttaacacgaaaattaacgttaaataaCAGATAATTCACAAAGAGTCCCACTTTAAAAAGAATTCCCATAGCATTTCTCTCTAATTCTATTCAATGGTGAAATGCAAGCACATTGAGGGGCAGTATCCAGACAAAACATATTATAATGTTGAAAATGTGGGAGTCTTAATAATTCATTTCCTTGTTTACTCCTATGAAGTCAACACTGACTTCTTTACTCCTACCAAACACTCCGAAATAAAAAGTGAAGAAGACAAACATATGGTGGGGACTTCTGTACTCCTACCAAACACTCTGAAATAAAAAGTGAAGAAGACAAACATTTGGTGGGGAGTTCACATGTGCACATGCATGTAGGCATGGGatatagaaaatattgaaaaatctaggtcttatttaatttcaaaattttgagtgTGGAGTGAATACGGTCCAATACTCCAAATGTCATAACacaactaattgaattttttcttctttcaaataCTCAACTACTTGTATTATAACATTTAGTGTATCATATCGTGTACTCGGTACACTAAAAATGGGTACATCTTGTCACCCCTAAGCCCTGAGCTTAGATTCTTCAGTTAGTCAATTATCTCCAAGATCTACAAGTATGCAAGTCACTAAAGAGTACCACCTATAGAAATCCTTAGCCGATAATAAAAGATGATCTTGTGGGTGATTGAGTGTAGATGAGACTAGAGAGAAACTTTGACGGAGTCGGGATGCGAATACTGTAACGGTATCTCAAATCAATCATGCattgtattttaatttgttcATGTGATAATGTGTAATTAACTTGGGATATCGCTAAAGTGTCATCCTGATGCATGTAAGTTCTCACAAAATTGGCATACAGTATGAAATATTGGAACAATGAATTACCTGGCTTACAAATTCAGAATCGAGCATccaatttgtaggaatttggaAAACTTTGTATCTTTTAGTGGCGGATTCTCTCACCCGCGAGAGATTGTAAACCCCATGCTCCAATCTGTTCAAATTATTCCAACACATTTAAGTATATTACTCTAAAATTGCCTATAATTTTCAAGGACAATActaaaagatgaagaaatctACTTACTTTTCCAGCAAAGCCTGCATCTTCTTGAGGGTTGGACCGCAGGGCTGGCGAGAATGATCAGGGAACGACGAGGCCTCGGATTCAAGCTTCTTGAGATCGCTATACCCGAATGCCGCTTCGCGCAGAGCATCCGCCTTCAGCTCCGGCCAGTCAAAGTGCTTCAGCACAGCTCTTTCATCCACCTAAATAAACAAATTCAATGTCAATACGGTATTCTTAACTACTCTAATGCACGGGAATGTGGCAGACATTGCCTTTACAAACTAGTCTAACTCACGTCTGCAACCCTGAGACTCGATTAAGTCAAGTAATAACAGATTTACGAAATGGAAAATGAAATGTTACCAAGTACGAGAGCTCATCATCCAGCCACTTCACAAAAGGCACCACATCGTTGATGTCTGTAAACGCTGCGTTTTCGATTTCTTTTATCAAAAACCTTATGAAATCTCCCTGCGTTTCTACGTCCGTTTTTATctgcaaatacaaaaaaacaCATCAATTTCACAAGCGATAAAGATTTGCCCCTAAACATCACAAAAATTACACCTTTTTGGCATTTAAACCAAAGCATTTCGAATTTGCGAATTGTCTTATCTATCAAGCAAACAACCAAATCCAACGGAAAGGGCAAATAGGAGGGCCACCTCACTGACACTGCAAAAAGGCCAGTGACAAAGTCGTAATTTAGATAAAAACACAAGCTACCGGAACTTACAGCAAGCAGGTGAGCTGACCGGTTCTCGATCTCGCCGATCATGTCGCGGGCATTGGCGGTTCCCGTTGCGTCCGAGACTCCGCTGCCGGACTCCCTCCGGGAGTCTCTTCGCATCAGGGAGTGGTAGAACTCCACAACCTCCGGCACTCGCTTCACCTTCGCCGTCGCTGGCCTTGAACCTCTCGGTGGCGGAGGAGGCGGAGGTGGAGCCGCCTTAGACGGAGGTGGTGGCGGTGGGAGTGTGGATTTTGTCTGACTTGGCGGCGGCGGAGGCGGTGGTGGAAATGCATTCCCCTGTTCTGTTGAGGCCTTGTTTTGACTGTTGGATGTGGACGGTCTCGGCGGCGGTTTGGGAACCCTCGGGATGCGAGATCTGATGGTAGCCAGAGCCGACTCGGCTAACTCCTCCGAGTTACACCTCGACAGCCTCGGCCTCTCTGATTCCGGCTCTTCCCTCTTCGACTCGGAGCCGTCGAGCTTCTGATTCTCCGGATTTGTCGGAATGTCGGCGCATTTCACTCCCCTCTTCAGATTTCTGATCAGATTCGACCTTCCGGTGACCTCCATC carries:
- the LOC103446335 gene encoding protein INCREASED PETAL GROWTH ANISOTROPY 1-like, with protein sequence MVAGKVRVAMGLQKSPANPKPETPSKSPSPSLSSGKTSQKGAVFSRSFGAYFPRSSAQVQPKPPDVTELLRLVEELRERESRLKTELLEHKLLRESVAILPVLENEIISKDEEIDRASKRVEELAAENQRLRNQVAEVTSVLEEERREKEEKMKLLEAEISELKKTASDRVISFENDELSSSQRFQGLMEVTGRSNLIRNLKRGVKCADIPTNPENQKLDGSESKREEPESERPRLSRCNSEELAESALATIRSRIPRVPKPPPRPSTSNSQNKASTEQGNAFPPPPPPPPSQTKSTLPPPPPPSKAAPPPPPPPPRGSRPATAKVKRVPEVVEFYHSLMRRDSRRESGSGVSDATGTANARDMIGEIENRSAHLLAIKTDVETQGDFIRFLIKEIENAAFTDINDVVPFVKWLDDELSYLVDERAVLKHFDWPELKADALREAAFGYSDLKKLESEASSFPDHSRQPCGPTLKKMQALLEKLEHGVYNLSRVRESATKRYKVFQIPTNWMLDSEFVSQIKLASVKLAMKYMKRVSAELEIVGGGPEEEELIVQGVRFAFRVHQFAGGFDAETMRAFQVLRDKVRSCHVQCQNQQQQKIVCRSTPC